A stretch of Hydractinia symbiolongicarpus strain clone_291-10 chromosome 9, HSymV2.1, whole genome shotgun sequence DNA encodes these proteins:
- the LOC130657006 gene encoding kelch-like protein 20 codes for MKYFIYSSQDMSIIQTIPHLSKGQSDIPFIIPTVGTHTALKILHKINEFRADRTLCDIILQCDDGTRISAHRLVLSAVSPYFETMFQANMAEKGQLLVNIKGIDSNTLSILVDFAYTTEISVSVESIFNLLTAANMLCFEEVEQSCVEFLCRSLSLENCVDICTIAEMINCEELHRMATLFVSSKFRQLVKDISFVNLTPLQLETVLSNDNLNVTSEAEVFDAVMTWVQCDKISRAEYLSILLRHVRFPLMSRKYLVDRVLHEDLIMQQEASRDIVLKALDHHLLPERTVMGDFALITMPRQVTNRTLFVLGGEVKGKARSSVECFDFMSNTWRRVTSMLMPRKHAAVAVLDGVLYAIGGINDSMDLITCEKYDPSTELWSPVASLKQCRGALNVTVVDGWLYALGGSNGKEAIKTAEQYDPLSNSWTTLPPMRLPRSHFGVAELHGRIYAIGGYCGISEVEHCEYFEPSSGKWFEITGLNKSRMNHAVVCCKERIYAIGGKNSMGVLNSIEKFNPDLNMWLIIKTKVKLSVGMNACLGFQPNNECEEVYVLGGKDNDGEEQNEVKLISLKSPDYVVSKSVPMLETRSYVGAALL; via the exons ATGAAGTATTTTATATATTCAAGCCAAGATATGTCGATCATTCAGACCATACCACATTTATCAAAAGGACAATCAGATATACCATTTATCATTCCCACAGTTGGAACTCATACCGCGCTGAAgattttacataaaataaatgaattccGCGCGGATCGGACTCTTTGTGATATCATATTGCAATGCGATGATGGCACCAGAATTTCAGCGCACAGGCTAGTCTTATCCGCCGTTAGCCCGTATTTTGAAACCATGTTTCAAGCAAACATGGCCGAAAAGGGGCAGCTACTAGTGAATATAAAAGGAATCGACTCTAACACTTTAAGTATCTTAGTAGATTTTGCGTACACCACTGAAATTTCCGTGTCTGTAGAAAGTATATTCAACTTATTAACTGCAGCCAATATGTTATGTTTTGAAGAAGTAgaacaaagttgtgttgaatTTCTTTGCAGAAGCTTGAGTCTAGAAAATTGTGTGGATATTTGTACGATAGCCGAAATGATCAACTGTGAAGAACTACATCGTATGGCAACGTTGTTTGTGTCAAGTAAATTTCGACAGCTGGTGAAAGACATAAGCTTCGTCAACCTAACCCCGCTACAGCtagagacagttttaagtaACGATAACTTAAATGTGACGTCTGAAGCTGAAGTTTTTGACGCCGTCATGACTTGGGTACAATGCGACAAAATTAGTCGAGCGGAATATTTATCAATCTTATTGAGACATGTTAGGTTCCCTCTTATGAGTCGAAAATATTTGGTTGATCGAGTGCTGCATGAAGACCTTATTATGCAACAAGAAGCGAGTCGCGATATAGTACTGAAAGCACTTGATCATCACCTGTTACCAGAGAGAACCGTGATGGGAGATTTTGCTTTGATTACGATGCCCCGACAGGTTACTAACAGAACACTGTTTGTTCTAGGAGGTGAAG tAAAAGGCAAAGCACGAAGTTCTGTTGAGTGTTTTGATTTTATGTCAAATACATGGAGACGCGTCACGTCCATGCTGATGCCTCGAAAGCACGCAGCAGTCGCAGTGTTGGATGGTGTCTTGTATGCTATTGGTGGCATCAATGATAGCATGGATTTGATTACTTGTGAGAAATATGATCCAAGCACTGAATTGTGGAGCCCTGTGGCTAGTTTGAAGCAATGTAGAG GAGCGCTAAATGTTACTGTGGTTGACGGCTGGCTGTATGCTTTGGGTGGTTCCAACGGTAAAGAAGCCATTAAAACCGCAGAACAGTACGATCCATTATCCAATTCGTGGACAACCCTACCACCTATGAGATTACCCAGAAGCCATTTCGGCGTGGCGGAGCTACACGGTAGAATATACGCGATAG GTGGTTATTGTGGTATATCTGAGGTCGAACATTGCGAGTATTTTGAACCTTCTTCTGGTAAATGGTTTGAAATCACCGGGCTGAATAAGTCACGGATGAATCACGCAGTTGTTTGTTGTAAAGAACGTATATACGCTATCGGTGGTAAAAATTCAATGGGTGTTCTTAATTCTATCGAAAAATTTAATCCAGATTTGAACATGTGGTTGATTATTAAAACTAAAGTTAAACTGAGTGTCGGAATGAATGCGTGTTTAGGTTTTCAACCGAACAATGAATGTGAAGAAGTATACGTACTTGGTGGAAAAGACAACGACGGTGAAGAGCAAAATGAAGTGAAACTGATAAGTTTAAAATCACCCGACTACGTCGTAAGTAAAAGCGTACCAATGTTAGAGACTAGATCATACGTCGGTGCGGCCCTGTTGTGA
- the LOC130656455 gene encoding uncharacterized protein LOC130656455 has product MENKVIESKHYVNGAMLQNNVGKTVCAIGRITIMNPNGMELRVQLADGKEVKAQLEDQLEEPLEGFVQMLARVNKDLSLTVEHLVSFGAGEIDLNIYNEAVVLMAKHPGLFSSSEVNGQMY; this is encoded by the coding sequence ATGGAAAACAAAGTGATAGAATCAAAGCACTATGTAAATGGTGCAATGCTACAAAATAATGTTGGTAAGACTGTGTGTGCCATTGGTCGTATCACCATCATGAATCCAAATGGAATGGAGTTGAGAGTTCAGCTGGCTGATGGTAAAGAGGTGAAAGCACAGTTGGAAGATCAACTTGAAGAACCACTTGAAGGATTTGTGCAAATGCTTGCTCGTGTAAACAAAGACTTATCTCTAACGGTGGAGCATCTTGTTAGCTTTGGTGCAGGGGAAATTGACTTAAATATTTACAACGAAGCAGTGGTTTTGATGGCCAAACATCCTGGTTTATTTTCATCAAGTGAAGTGAACGGACAAATGTATTAA
- the LOC130656457 gene encoding barrier-to-autointegration factor A-like produces the protein MSTTSQKHRNFVSEPMGDKEVTELAGIGPVLGDRLRENGFDKAYVVLGQYLVLKKNEEMFTEWLKEVCKANKKQSSDCCGCLKDWCDAFL, from the coding sequence ATGTCTACCACTTCACAAAAACATCGCAATTTCGTTAGCGAACCAATGGGCGATAAGGAGGTGACTGAGTTGGCTGGGATTGGACCTGTGCTTGGTGATCGCCTGAGAGAGAATGGTTTCGACAAGGCGTATGTCGTACTTGGTCAGtatttagtgttaaaaaaaaacgaagaGATGTTTACAGAATGGCTGAAAGAGGTGTgtaaagcaaacaaaaaacaaagtagTGACTGTTGTGGCTGTTTAAAGGATTGGTGCGACGCGTTTTTGTAG